A genomic window from Salvelinus namaycush isolate Seneca chromosome 5, SaNama_1.0, whole genome shotgun sequence includes:
- the LOC120047333 gene encoding epithelial splicing regulatory protein 1-like: MTAQVDYLVVLFTTTSGACGDLLGSDETELEQLVWQLVDLKNKKLGKVNEVLIRPEHSDLTEDCLGEREDSEESVSTVTGLEHALNQFHLRLTNEVNSLGAGTSVCVCTDGQLHIRQVLHPEAAGKNLALPECFNSFFDLKKEFRKHFPSADTKSLEVQYMAESLSVTVEPVAILEPPAVLDPTAVLDPTAMLSPVTSALQVQTMANIVLALLLEPLCHTFSNPERVTEKFESGTCSKMERVCDNTVIRARGLPWQSSDQDIARFFRGLNIAKGGAALCLNAQGRRNGEAMVRFISEEHRDMALQRHKHHMGNRYIEVYKTTGEDFLKIAGGTSSEVALFLSREDQVIVRMRGLPFTATPDQVLAFFSQGEGPKEACPVSGDKDGILFVRFPDGRPTGDAFVLFASEEHAQCALRKHKDILGKRYIELFKSTAAEVQQV; the protein is encoded by the exons ATGACGGCTCAGGTAGACTACCTGGTGGTGTTGTTCACCACCACATCTGGCGCTTGCGGAGACCTCTTGGGTTCGGACGAGACGGAGCTCGAGCAGTTGGTGTGGCAGCTCGTGGACTTGAAGAACAAAAAG TTGGGAAAGGTGAATGAGGTGTTAATACGGCCTGAGCACTCGGACCTTACAGAAGATtgtctgggggagagagaggacagcgaGGAGTCTGTCTCTACAGTCACAGGCTTGGAGCACGCGCTAAACCAG TTCCATCTGAGATTGACCAATGAGGTGAACAGCTTGGGCGCGGGcacgtcagtgtgtgtgtgtacggacgGGCAGCTCCACATTCGCCAGGTTCTCCACCCCGAAGCTGCGGGCAAG AACCTGGCACTGCCAGAATGTTTCAACTCCTTTTTTGACCTGAAGAAAGAGTTCAGGAAGCACTTCCCCTCTGCAGACACCAAGAGCCTGGAGGTGCAGTACATGGCAGAAT CTCTCAGTGTAACTGTGGAGCCAGTAGCCATATTGGAGCCGCCGGCCGTACTGGATCCAACGGCTGTGTTGGATCCGACGGCCATGTTGTCACCGGTCACATCAGCACTGCAGGTCCAGACCATGGCCAACATCGTCCTAGCCCTGCTATTGGAACCCTTAT GTCACACATTCTCAAACCCAGAGAGAGTCACTGAGAAGTTTGAAAGCGGCACTTG CAGTAAGATGGAGCGTGTGTGTGACAACACAGTGATCAGAGCAAGGGGGTTGCCGTGGCAGTCATCTGACCAGGACATCGCTCGCTTCTTCAGAGGACTCAACATTGCCAA AGGTGGTGCTGCGTTGTGTCTGAACGCCCAGGGTCGGAGGAACGGAGAGGCTATGGTCCgcttcatcagtgaagagcacagaGACATGGCCCTGCAGAGACACAAACACCACATGGGCAACAGATACATAGAG GTGTacaagacaacaggagaggacttCCTTAAGATAGCAGGCGGTACCTCCAGTGAGGTGGCGTTGTTTCTGTCTCGTGAGGACCAGGTGATTGTCAGGATGAGAGGTCTTCCCTTCACCGCCACACCTGACCAGGTGCTGGCCTTCTTCTCCCAGGGGGAGGGGCCTAAAGAGGCGTGTCCTGTCAGTGGTGACAAGGATGGCATCCTATTTGTGCGTTTCCCTGATGGAAGGCCGACAGGCGATGCCTTTGTCCTATTCGCCAGTGAGGAGCATGCTCAGTGCGCTCTCAGGAAGCACAAAGACATCCTGGGAAAGAGATACATTGAGCTGTTCAAGAGCACCGCCGCTGAGGTGCAACAGGTATGA